One segment of Streptomyces sp. XD-27 DNA contains the following:
- a CDS encoding cytochrome P450, which produces MSPDTDEVAPLLREPANFKMRTHCDPHADNFDLRAHGPLFRIAGEASEQLGREYVWQAFGYDVVRRILGDHENFTTRPRFIQGETAERIEPQFVGQISTYDPPEHTRLRKMLTPEFTVRRIRKMEPNIQGLIDDRLDMMEAAGAPADVQRDFADPIGAGVLCELLGIPRDDRREFVRRLRRNVDLSRGLKARAADSAAFNRYLDNLITRQRKEPGDGLLGMVVQEHGDNITDEELKGLCMALILGGVETVAGMIGFGVVALLDNPGQIPLLFAGREKADRLVTELVRYLSPVQGPNPRLALKDVVIDGQLIKAGDYVLCSVLMANRDEALTPNPNVVDAGREPVSDVGFGHGIHYCVGAALARAMLRISYQSLWRRFPELRLAVPIGEVKYRNAFVDCPDQVPVTW; this is translated from the coding sequence ATGAGTCCAGATACCGATGAGGTCGCGCCACTCTTACGGGAGCCCGCGAACTTCAAGATGCGAACGCATTGCGATCCGCATGCAGACAACTTCGACCTCAGAGCGCATGGCCCGCTTTTCCGTATTGCCGGTGAGGCGTCCGAGCAGTTGGGCAGAGAATATGTTTGGCAGGCCTTCGGTTACGACGTCGTGCGCAGGATACTGGGCGATCACGAGAATTTCACGACCCGGCCCCGGTTCATCCAGGGCGAGACAGCGGAACGCATAGAGCCCCAGTTCGTCGGACAGATATCGACGTACGATCCGCCCGAGCACACGCGCCTGCGGAAGATGCTGACACCGGAGTTCACGGTCCGGCGCATCCGCAAGATGGAGCCCAACATACAAGGCCTCATCGACGATCGGCTCGACATGATGGAAGCCGCGGGAGCACCCGCGGACGTCCAGCGGGACTTCGCCGATCCGATCGGCGCGGGCGTTCTGTGCGAGCTGCTCGGCATCCCGCGCGACGACCGGCGCGAGTTCGTCCGGCGGCTCAGGCGGAACGTCGATCTGAGCCGCGGGCTCAAGGCGAGGGCCGCCGACAGCGCGGCGTTCAACCGGTACCTGGACAACCTGATCACCCGGCAGCGGAAGGAACCCGGCGACGGGCTCCTCGGCATGGTCGTGCAAGAGCACGGGGACAACATCACGGACGAGGAGTTGAAGGGCCTGTGCATGGCGCTGATCCTCGGTGGTGTCGAGACCGTCGCGGGAATGATCGGCTTCGGGGTCGTCGCGCTCCTGGACAACCCCGGCCAAATACCGTTGCTTTTCGCGGGCCGTGAGAAGGCCGATCGCCTGGTCACCGAACTGGTGCGATATCTGTCGCCCGTGCAGGGACCGAATCCCCGCCTGGCCCTCAAGGACGTGGTCATCGACGGGCAGTTGATCAAGGCCGGGGACTATGTGCTGTGTTCGGTCCTCATGGCCAACCGGGATGAGGCGCTGACGCCGAATCCCAACGTCGTCGACGCAGGCCGTGAACCGGTCTCGGACGTCGGATTCGGGCACGGCATCCATTACTGCGTAGGCGCGGCGTTGGCAAGGGCGATGCTGCGCATTTCCTATCAGAGCCTCTGGCGACGGTTCCCGGAGCTGCGCCTCGCAGTGCCCATCGGGGAAGTGAAGTATCGAAACGCTTTCGTCGACTGCCCGGATCAGGTGCCCGTGACTTGGTAG
- a CDS encoding tryptophan 7-halogenase yields MSVEEFDVVVAGGGPGGSTVATLVAMQGHRVLLLEKENFPRYQIGESLLPATVHGVCRLLGVTDELAGAGFPMKRGGTFRWGARPEPWTFHFGISARMAGSTSYAYQVERARFDEILLNNAKRKGVVVREGCAVTDVVEDGDRVTGVRYTDPEGSERAVSARFVVDASGNKSRLYGNVGGTRNYSEFFRSLALFGYFEGGKRLPEPASGNILSVAFDSGWFWYIPLSDTLTSVGAVVRREDAEKVQGDREKALNALIAECPMISDYLSDATRVTTGKYGELRIRKDYSYQQTNFWRTGMVLVGDAACFVDPVFSSGVHLATYSALLAARSINSVLAGELDEKTVLTEFEARYRREYQVFYEFLMSFYQMNVNEDSYFWQAKKVTNNRSATDSESFVELIGGVSSGETALTAADRIAERSAEFAAAVDQMAGGDQENMVPMFKSQVVRQAMQEAGQVQMKALLGEDAEPELPLFPGGLVSSPDGMKWQPYQQA; encoded by the coding sequence ATGTCGGTCGAAGAATTCGATGTAGTGGTGGCTGGTGGAGGGCCGGGCGGTTCGACCGTGGCCACACTCGTGGCCATGCAGGGCCATCGGGTGCTGCTCCTTGAGAAGGAGAACTTCCCCCGGTACCAGATCGGCGAGTCGTTGTTGCCTGCCACGGTGCACGGCGTGTGCCGGCTGCTCGGCGTCACGGACGAACTGGCCGGTGCCGGGTTCCCGATGAAGCGCGGTGGCACGTTCCGCTGGGGCGCCCGCCCGGAGCCGTGGACGTTCCACTTCGGCATCTCCGCCCGGATGGCCGGATCGACGTCGTACGCCTACCAGGTTGAGCGGGCGCGATTCGACGAGATCCTGTTGAACAACGCCAAACGCAAGGGTGTCGTCGTGCGGGAGGGGTGCGCGGTCACCGACGTGGTGGAAGACGGCGACCGTGTCACCGGTGTGCGCTACACCGACCCCGAGGGCAGTGAGCGTGCGGTGTCGGCGCGCTTCGTGGTGGACGCCTCGGGCAACAAGAGCCGGCTGTACGGCAACGTCGGCGGCACGCGGAACTATTCGGAGTTCTTCCGCAGCCTGGCGCTGTTCGGATACTTCGAGGGCGGTAAGCGGCTGCCCGAGCCGGCCTCGGGCAACATCCTGAGCGTGGCCTTCGACAGCGGCTGGTTCTGGTACATCCCGCTGAGCGACACGTTGACCAGCGTCGGAGCGGTCGTGCGCAGGGAGGACGCCGAGAAGGTCCAGGGAGATCGGGAGAAGGCCCTCAATGCCTTGATCGCCGAGTGCCCGATGATTTCGGACTATCTGTCGGACGCCACCCGGGTAACGACCGGAAAATACGGGGAACTGCGGATCCGCAAGGACTACTCCTACCAGCAGACGAACTTCTGGCGGACCGGGATGGTCCTGGTCGGCGACGCCGCCTGCTTCGTGGACCCGGTGTTCTCTTCCGGGGTGCATCTGGCGACCTACAGCGCGCTGCTCGCTGCCCGGTCGATCAACAGCGTCCTCGCGGGCGAGCTGGACGAGAAGACGGTACTGACCGAGTTCGAGGCGCGGTATCGCCGCGAGTACCAGGTGTTCTACGAGTTCCTCATGTCGTTCTACCAGATGAACGTGAACGAGGACTCGTACTTCTGGCAGGCCAAGAAGGTCACGAACAACCGGAGCGCCACCGACAGTGAGTCGTTCGTGGAGCTGATCGGCGGGGTGTCGTCCGGCGAGACGGCGCTGACGGCGGCGGACAGGATAGCCGAGCGCAGCGCCGAGTTCGCCGCGGCCGTGGATCAGATGGCAGGCGGCGACCAGGAAAACATGGTGCCGATGTTCAAGTCACAGGTGGTCAGGCAGGCGATGCAGGAGGCCGGCCAGGTGCAGATGAAGGCGCTGCTCGGCGAGGATGCCGAGCCCGAGCTGCCGCTCTTCCCCGGCGGCCTCGTGTCCTCACCCGACGGCATGAAATGGCAGCCCTACCAGCAGGCGTGA
- a CDS encoding PLP-dependent aminotransferase family protein, translating into METLHSSLADPAISSMNLLNELIGEYPAAISMAAGRPYEEFFDVRLIHEYIDAYCDHLRSDRELDEAEVTRTLFQYGTTKGVITDLIARHLAKDEGIEAAPESVVVTVGAQEAMFLLFRTLRADERDVLLAPAPTYVGLTGAALLTDTPVWPVRSTENGIDPQDLVRQLKLAEEQGKRVRACYVTPDFANPTGTSMDVAARRRLLEVAEASGILLLEDNAYGVYGSERLPTLKALDRSGAVVYIGSFAKTGMPGARVGYVVADQHVAGGGLLADQLSKLKGMLTVNTSPIAQAVIAGKLLLNDFSLLKANAREIAIYHRNLQHTLGQLSRRLGGCPGVSWNSPKGGFFITVTVPFVVDDELLKHAAGDYGVLFTPMHHFYGGKGGFHQLRLSISLLTPELIEEAVSRLAALITARLS; encoded by the coding sequence ATGGAAACTCTGCACAGCTCGCTCGCCGATCCTGCTATCTCGTCGATGAACCTGCTCAATGAGCTGATCGGCGAATATCCTGCGGCCATTTCCATGGCGGCGGGCCGCCCGTACGAAGAGTTTTTCGACGTCCGCCTCATCCACGAGTACATCGACGCCTACTGCGACCACCTTCGGAGCGACCGGGAGCTGGACGAGGCGGAGGTCACCCGCACGCTCTTCCAGTACGGCACCACGAAGGGCGTCATCACCGATCTCATCGCCCGCCACCTCGCCAAGGACGAGGGCATCGAGGCCGCTCCCGAGTCCGTGGTCGTCACCGTGGGCGCGCAGGAGGCCATGTTCCTGCTCTTCCGCACGCTACGGGCCGACGAGCGGGACGTGCTGCTCGCCCCCGCCCCCACCTACGTCGGCCTGACCGGGGCCGCGCTGCTGACCGACACCCCGGTCTGGCCGGTCCGGTCCACCGAGAACGGCATCGACCCCCAGGACCTCGTCCGCCAGCTGAAGCTGGCCGAAGAGCAGGGCAAGCGAGTCCGGGCCTGCTACGTGACGCCCGACTTCGCCAACCCCACCGGCACCAGCATGGACGTGGCCGCCCGCCGCCGGCTCCTTGAGGTCGCCGAGGCGAGCGGCATCCTGCTCCTGGAGGACAACGCGTACGGGGTCTACGGATCCGAGCGCTTGCCCACGCTGAAGGCGCTCGACCGGTCGGGGGCCGTGGTCTACATCGGCTCCTTCGCCAAGACCGGCATGCCCGGCGCCCGGGTCGGCTACGTCGTGGCGGACCAGCACGTGGCCGGGGGCGGTCTGCTCGCCGATCAGCTCTCGAAGCTCAAGGGCATGCTCACGGTGAACACCTCGCCCATCGCGCAAGCGGTGATCGCCGGGAAGCTCCTGCTCAACGACTTCAGTCTGCTCAAGGCCAACGCCAGGGAAATCGCCATCTACCACCGCAACCTCCAGCACACGCTGGGCCAGCTCTCCCGCAGGCTCGGCGGCTGCCCGGGGGTCAGCTGGAACTCGCCGAAGGGCGGGTTCTTCATCACCGTCACCGTGCCCTTCGTCGTCGACGACGAGCTGCTGAAGCACGCCGCCGGCGACTACGGCGTCCTGTTCACCCCGATGCATCACTTCTACGGCGGCAAGGGCGGGTTCCACCAACTCCGGCTCTCGATCAGCCTGCTGACGCCGGAACTGATCGAGGAGGCCGTCTCCCGGCTCGCCGCGTTGATCACCGCGCGGCTCTCCTGA
- a CDS encoding AMP-binding protein, protein MTDVNLLPSTAPALFEATAAAMPDRPAAAMGDTTLTYAELNGEANRFARRLVEHGVGPERLVATVMPRSIEFVIAVLAVLKAGAAYVPVNPDYPEERRRQMLDDASAHCVLSLPGQDVAGAPAVLRVEREPSRSEPNLDDHDRLSPLLPDHPAYVIYTSGSTGRPKGVLVTHRGIPNLAADYVRRQQQQPDSRLLAFASPSFDASVAEFWPIWLAGGCLVLAPAEDLVPGEPLARLVRDQGITHITLPPTALAPLEEAGGLPAGLTLLVAGRRARHRSRNAGPPTA, encoded by the coding sequence ATGACCGACGTGAACCTGCTGCCGTCCACGGCGCCCGCGCTGTTCGAGGCGACCGCCGCGGCGATGCCGGACCGGCCGGCGGCGGCGATGGGTGACACCACACTGACCTACGCCGAGCTGAACGGGGAGGCCAACCGGTTCGCGCGTCGGCTTGTCGAGCACGGCGTCGGCCCGGAACGCCTGGTGGCCACGGTGATGCCACGGTCGATCGAGTTCGTCATCGCGGTCCTGGCCGTGCTCAAGGCCGGTGCCGCGTACGTGCCCGTCAACCCCGACTATCCGGAGGAACGCAGGCGGCAGATGCTGGACGACGCGTCAGCGCACTGCGTGTTGTCCCTGCCGGGGCAGGACGTGGCCGGCGCTCCCGCGGTCCTGCGCGTGGAACGGGAGCCGTCCCGGTCCGAGCCGAACCTGGACGACCACGACCGGCTCAGCCCCTTGCTTCCCGACCACCCCGCGTACGTCATCTACACCTCGGGCTCGACCGGACGACCGAAGGGCGTGCTGGTCACGCACCGCGGGATCCCGAACCTGGCCGCCGATTACGTGCGCCGCCAGCAACAGCAACCGGACAGCAGGTTGCTGGCGTTCGCGTCCCCCAGCTTCGACGCCTCCGTCGCCGAGTTCTGGCCGATCTGGCTGGCCGGCGGCTGTCTGGTCCTTGCTCCCGCCGAGGACCTGGTCCCGGGCGAGCCGCTCGCCCGGCTGGTGCGTGACCAGGGCATCACCCACATCACCTTGCCGCCGACCGCCCTTGCACCGCTGGAGGAAGCCGGTGGCTTACCCGCGGGCCTTACCCTCCTGGTCGCGGGGAGGCGTGCCCGGCACCGGTCGCGAAACGCTGGGCCACCGACCGCGTGA
- a CDS encoding alpha/beta fold hydrolase, translated as MTTENGIRLSYHDHGDTSPVLFLTGTGAPSSVWDLHQVPAFRAAGFRVITMDNRGIPPSDTGADGFTIDDLVADTAALIEHLGAAPCRVVGTSMGSYIAQELALARPELLDTVVLMAACGRSSLVQRVLAEAEAELIERAAELPRGYLAAVRALLNLGPATLTDDDLTADWLDLLEASGMEGPGVRAQLLLSALPDRLQAYRGIKVPCHVVSFEYDLVAPPAAGRELAAAIPGATHRTIPGCGHFGYLENPEAVNRELIRLLRTESRARLEKTA; from the coding sequence ATGACAACGGAGAACGGGATCCGGCTGTCCTACCACGACCACGGCGACACTTCGCCCGTCCTGTTCCTGACCGGCACCGGGGCGCCGAGTTCGGTGTGGGACCTGCACCAGGTGCCCGCGTTCCGCGCCGCCGGGTTCCGCGTGATCACCATGGACAACCGCGGGATTCCGCCCAGCGACACCGGCGCGGACGGGTTCACCATCGACGACCTCGTCGCGGACACGGCCGCCCTGATCGAGCACCTCGGCGCGGCGCCGTGCCGCGTGGTCGGCACCTCGATGGGCTCCTACATCGCACAGGAGCTGGCACTCGCCCGCCCCGAACTGCTGGACACGGTCGTGCTGATGGCGGCCTGTGGCAGGAGCAGTCTCGTCCAGCGGGTGCTCGCGGAGGCCGAGGCGGAGCTGATCGAACGAGCTGCCGAGCTGCCGCGGGGGTACCTCGCCGCCGTTCGCGCCCTCCTCAACCTGGGGCCCGCGACCCTCACCGACGACGACCTCACCGCCGACTGGCTCGACCTGCTCGAGGCGTCAGGCATGGAAGGGCCGGGAGTCCGCGCGCAGCTGCTGCTGAGCGCGTTGCCCGACCGTCTCCAGGCCTACCGCGGGATCAAAGTGCCCTGCCACGTCGTCTCGTTCGAGTACGACCTCGTAGCACCGCCGGCGGCCGGACGAGAGCTGGCCGCCGCGATTCCCGGCGCGACGCACCGCACGATTCCCGGGTGCGGGCACTTCGGCTACCTGGAGAACCCGGAAGCGGTGAACCGCGAGCTGATCCGGCTCCTGCGCACCGAGTCCCGCGCGCGATTGGAGAAGACCGCATGA
- a CDS encoding MbtH family protein, whose product MSNPFDDDEGSFFVLVNHEGQHSLWPAFAEVPAGWTRVHGEATRQECLDYVEENWKDLRPKSLIQEVGA is encoded by the coding sequence ATGAGCAACCCGTTCGACGACGACGAGGGCTCCTTCTTCGTGCTGGTCAACCACGAGGGCCAGCACTCCCTCTGGCCGGCCTTCGCGGAAGTGCCCGCCGGCTGGACCCGTGTCCACGGTGAGGCCACCCGTCAGGAGTGCCTCGACTACGTCGAGGAGAACTGGAAGGACCTCCGGCCGAAGAGCCTCATCCAGGAAGTCGGCGCCTGA
- a CDS encoding cytochrome P450: protein MTADDERPVHIRRQGLDPADELLAAGPLTRVTSGSGADAETRWMATTHAVVRQVMGDHKRFSTRRRWDRRDEVGGEGIFRPRELVGNLMDYDPPEHTRMRQKLTPGFTLRKMQRLQPSIEQIVTERLDAMEQAGSPADLIEFVAEEVPGAVLCELIGVPKDDRVMFLRLCHAHLDASRSQKRRAAAGEAFSRYLLAMIARERKDPGEGLIGAVVAEHGDAATDEELRGFCVQVMLAGDDNISGMIGLGVLALLRHPEQIAAFQGDERSARRAVDELIRYLTVTYSPTPRIAMEDVTIGDQVIKKGESVICSLPAANRDPALTPDPNRLDVTREPAPHVAFGHGVHHCLGAALARLELQTVYTALWRRFPGLRLADPAQENMFRLTTPAYGLTELMVAW from the coding sequence TTGACTGCTGACGACGAGCGCCCCGTCCACATTCGCAGACAGGGCCTCGATCCGGCGGACGAACTGCTCGCCGCGGGACCGCTGACGAGGGTCACCTCGGGATCCGGAGCGGACGCCGAGACCCGCTGGATGGCGACCACGCACGCGGTCGTCCGACAGGTGATGGGCGATCACAAGAGGTTCAGCACACGGCGCCGCTGGGACCGGCGGGACGAGGTCGGCGGGGAGGGCATCTTCCGGCCGCGCGAGCTGGTCGGCAACCTGATGGACTACGACCCGCCGGAGCACACCCGGATGCGGCAGAAGCTGACTCCCGGCTTCACGCTGCGCAAGATGCAGCGTCTCCAGCCCTCCATCGAACAGATCGTGACCGAGCGCCTCGATGCCATGGAGCAGGCGGGATCCCCCGCGGATCTGATCGAGTTCGTCGCCGAGGAGGTGCCCGGGGCCGTGCTGTGCGAGCTGATCGGCGTGCCCAAGGACGACCGGGTGATGTTCCTGCGGCTGTGTCACGCTCATCTCGACGCCTCGCGAAGCCAGAAGAGGCGGGCGGCGGCCGGCGAGGCGTTCTCCCGCTACCTGTTGGCGATGATCGCCAGGGAACGGAAGGACCCGGGCGAGGGGCTGATCGGAGCCGTCGTCGCCGAACACGGCGACGCGGCCACGGACGAGGAGCTGAGGGGCTTCTGCGTCCAGGTGATGCTGGCCGGCGACGACAACATCTCCGGAATGATCGGCCTTGGCGTCCTTGCGCTGCTGCGCCACCCCGAGCAGATCGCCGCGTTCCAAGGCGACGAACGGTCGGCGCGACGGGCGGTCGACGAGCTGATCCGCTACCTGACGGTCACTTACTCCCCGACGCCCCGCATCGCCATGGAGGACGTCACCATCGGGGACCAGGTGATCAAGAAGGGGGAGAGCGTCATCTGCTCGCTTCCTGCGGCCAACCGCGACCCCGCCCTGACACCGGATCCGAACCGTCTCGACGTCACGCGCGAGCCCGCCCCGCACGTCGCGTTCGGGCACGGCGTCCACCATTGCCTGGGAGCTGCTCTGGCCCGCCTCGAATTGCAGACGGTCTATACCGCTCTGTGGCGGCGATTTCCCGGGCTGCGGCTCGCGGATCCCGCCCAGGAGAACATGTTCCGCTTGACCACCCCCGCCTATGGACTGACGGAGCTGATGGTCGCCTGGTGA
- the mpaM gene encoding daptide-type RiPP biosynthesis methyltransferase — translation MSNQLEHGPVRTARADALLASVGERGVLRSFYDEDLGVDLMLEADGASEVREMAARIPPGSGSVLELAAGTGRLTFPFLKLGFEVTALELSTTMIDTLRKELASAPADLRDRCTVVQGDMGAFALGKRFGAVVISYGSISLLDDTHRPGLYASVRAHLEPGGKFLVSMADNGMWKSQERQQELSGRSGRRYVLHARRSPAEKIQDITIYPADDTLDPFVICTSRLRLLDADQVVQELEEAGFDVVAPTSFRSDEERGGPGALLLEASLRSDSA, via the coding sequence ATGAGTAATCAGCTGGAGCATGGACCGGTCCGGACCGCGCGCGCGGACGCTTTGCTGGCCTCTGTGGGGGAGCGAGGCGTGCTGCGCAGTTTCTACGACGAGGATCTCGGAGTCGACCTGATGCTGGAGGCGGACGGCGCCTCGGAAGTACGGGAGATGGCCGCCCGCATTCCTCCTGGGTCCGGGTCGGTGCTGGAACTCGCTGCCGGAACGGGTCGGCTGACGTTCCCTTTCCTGAAGCTCGGCTTCGAGGTCACCGCACTTGAGCTGTCGACCACGATGATCGACACCCTCCGGAAGGAGTTGGCATCCGCGCCGGCGGACCTTCGGGACCGGTGCACTGTGGTGCAGGGAGACATGGGCGCCTTCGCGCTGGGCAAGCGCTTCGGTGCCGTGGTCATCAGCTACGGCTCGATCAGCCTCCTGGACGACACCCACAGGCCTGGCTTGTACGCGTCGGTTCGTGCGCACCTGGAGCCCGGAGGGAAATTCCTGGTCAGCATGGCCGACAACGGCATGTGGAAGTCGCAGGAGCGCCAGCAAGAGCTGTCGGGCCGAAGCGGCCGACGGTATGTGCTGCACGCACGGCGGTCACCGGCGGAGAAGATCCAGGACATCACGATCTACCCTGCCGATGACACGTTGGACCCCTTCGTCATCTGCACGAGCCGCTTGAGGCTCCTCGACGCGGATCAGGTGGTACAGGAACTCGAAGAGGCCGGATTCGACGTGGTGGCGCCGACTTCGTTCAGGTCCGACGAGGAGCGTGGCGGCCCTGGCGCGCTGCTGCTGGAGGCGTCACTGCGGAGCGATTCCGCATGA
- a CDS encoding cytochrome P450, with protein MGLDIHRRDRFDPVPELRALMAEGPMAVLGVEDAPEGRTAWLAAGYDEIRQVLGSDKFSSKLLYRGTAAGFIFPGFLTQYDPPEHTRLRRMVTGPFAIRRIQGFQPQVEKIVEATLDDIESTGGPVDFVPRFGWPIATTVTCDFVGISRDDQAELSRALHASRAERSGKRRLAAGNKFWAYMNQVVTRTRRDPGDDLFGVVVREHGDEITDAELIGVAAFVMGAGGDQVARFLAAAAWLMVEEPEQFAVLRDRPETVPDWLDEVVRYITSDEKTTPRIALEDVRISGCPIKAGDTVTPSFLAANRRNFPGPDDRFDITREKPAHVAFGHGIHHCLGRSLAEMVFRVAIPALARRFPTLRLAEPDREIKLGQPPLNVEALWLDW; from the coding sequence GTGGGCTTGGACATACACCGGCGGGACCGGTTCGATCCGGTGCCGGAGTTACGCGCCTTGATGGCCGAGGGCCCCATGGCCGTACTGGGCGTCGAGGACGCCCCCGAAGGGCGGACCGCGTGGCTTGCCGCCGGGTACGACGAGATCCGGCAGGTTCTCGGCTCGGACAAGTTCAGCTCCAAGCTGCTCTACCGGGGCACCGCGGCCGGTTTCATCTTCCCCGGCTTCCTCACTCAGTACGATCCACCGGAGCACACGCGTCTGCGCCGGATGGTGACGGGCCCCTTCGCCATCCGGCGGATACAGGGGTTCCAGCCGCAGGTCGAGAAGATCGTCGAGGCCACCCTCGACGACATCGAGTCCACCGGTGGCCCCGTGGACTTCGTCCCGCGTTTCGGGTGGCCCATCGCGACGACGGTGACCTGCGACTTCGTCGGCATTTCACGTGATGATCAGGCGGAGCTTTCCCGTGCCCTGCACGCCAGCCGGGCCGAACGGTCGGGTAAGCGGCGCCTGGCGGCGGGAAACAAGTTCTGGGCGTACATGAACCAGGTCGTGACGCGTACCCGCCGCGATCCCGGTGACGACCTGTTCGGCGTCGTGGTGCGCGAGCACGGCGACGAGATCACCGACGCGGAGCTGATCGGAGTGGCCGCGTTCGTCATGGGCGCGGGCGGGGACCAGGTGGCGCGCTTCCTCGCGGCGGCCGCGTGGCTGATGGTCGAGGAGCCCGAGCAGTTCGCCGTGCTGCGGGACAGGCCGGAGACCGTGCCGGACTGGCTGGACGAGGTGGTCCGCTACATCACCAGCGACGAGAAGACCACTCCGCGCATCGCGTTGGAGGACGTGCGCATCAGTGGGTGTCCCATCAAGGCAGGTGACACCGTCACGCCCTCGTTCCTTGCCGCGAACCGCCGGAACTTCCCAGGCCCGGACGACCGGTTCGACATCACCAGGGAGAAGCCCGCGCATGTCGCGTTCGGGCACGGCATCCACCACTGCCTCGGCCGGTCGCTGGCCGAGATGGTGTTCCGGGTGGCGATTCCGGCTCTGGCACGCCGCTTTCCGACGCTGCGGCTCGCCGAACCGGACCGCGAGATCAAGTTGGGGCAGCCGCCGCTCAACGTGGAAGCCCTGTGGCTCGACTGGTAG